A stretch of Spirochaeta cellobiosiphila DSM 17781 DNA encodes these proteins:
- a CDS encoding WGR and DUF4132 domain-containing protein: MRRFVFTDGKSDKFWEIELNNTSYTVRYGRMGTSGSEKIKDFKNAERAKKEYERSINSKVNKGYREEENVITTATAKNSESKPLGLSPTPETNPFNLSDYYLSYPSWVPYPYKEIQDNKKSDLVKLIDKIKRKSSILTPMDEELVKTLNMPQSLSKEESIILIKETGKQGYYRYFNDIDLTNRDSVQTYIATLRTLSTIQGIALTWIFGFDTIIDWLFTTGSQWSTSILEALSNAVSYLMPYQSKDRRKELMARAQELYTLIIQNKSYFPGLIYGVSAFKLNSTPLWEAYEQSNLDLTINDLGELVRSLPSQELVISKLEETKVMAGELRDYTVKIPKWLSTAGFACIDKICDKIQKETYKDWAKELITPLLNIDQPEIAYTMFTLSESSKVSDLAWNWINTHQGTAATGLTIYVCQKEQNISNESLLNTIRLLAHKGYHDEIERVLQKQTEDIKKRVRDLTLDYDNKLPPELTEETTPHWLSTELNQYKELKSSIIDPFLLPKLVISEGSLSLKQVSQLLQFLKTQNISSPGLFVDKIKTNISQKQLDNFVWSLFQIWLKRSAPSKEKWMMLSVGILGGDDLALRLEPLIRTWPGESQHQRAVTGLRVLEAIGSDTALMVINGIARKVKFAGIKKNAAKVIQSIAKKRGLTAEALEDRIIPDCGLDNKGTRFFDYGNRGFTVSLDKDLKPVVKNEEGKALANLPKPNKKDDQEKAKEALANWKLIKKQIKDTAKIQATRLEQAMVIGRKWTVDEFVRFFIKHPLMRHISTRILWKAINTNDKTDQLFRITEELEITNEEDDVITLDSFNQIILIHPLEMTKEEKQSWGQIFSDYEIIPPFNQIGRQVYLLEDSEKELLRIERYKDIKLPAPTLVFGLEKAGWIRGVGLDAGSFDEHSRYFPSSNITVIATYDGAVGMGYIEAEEKVNFNYIYFVKGQREPDGYYESDKKKKDLLSLNEVPPMIISEVISDISLLTLKAE, from the coding sequence CCAACCCTTTTAATTTAAGTGATTATTATTTGTCCTACCCATCATGGGTCCCCTATCCTTACAAGGAAATCCAGGATAATAAAAAATCAGATCTAGTCAAATTGATAGATAAAATAAAAAGGAAATCTTCAATATTGACACCAATGGATGAGGAACTGGTTAAAACGTTGAATATGCCACAATCATTATCTAAAGAAGAGTCTATTATATTAATCAAGGAAACTGGAAAACAGGGATATTATCGCTATTTTAATGACATTGATTTAACAAACAGAGACAGTGTACAAACATACATAGCAACGCTTCGTACCTTATCGACTATACAGGGAATAGCCCTGACCTGGATATTTGGATTCGATACTATTATTGATTGGTTATTCACTACTGGATCACAATGGTCTACTTCTATCTTAGAAGCCTTATCTAATGCAGTAAGTTATCTTATGCCTTATCAATCCAAAGATCGGCGTAAAGAACTGATGGCCAGAGCTCAAGAACTATATACTCTAATCATACAGAATAAATCCTACTTTCCTGGTTTGATATATGGAGTAAGTGCCTTCAAATTGAACAGTACACCTTTATGGGAAGCTTATGAACAATCAAATTTAGATTTAACGATCAATGATTTAGGAGAACTTGTCCGCTCTTTACCGAGTCAAGAATTGGTAATATCAAAATTAGAAGAAACAAAAGTTATGGCTGGAGAACTACGTGATTATACAGTAAAAATACCAAAATGGCTTTCTACTGCAGGTTTCGCTTGTATAGATAAAATTTGTGATAAGATTCAAAAAGAAACATATAAAGATTGGGCTAAGGAGCTTATTACTCCATTACTAAATATTGATCAACCAGAAATAGCCTATACTATGTTTACCCTAAGTGAATCATCCAAAGTCTCGGATCTAGCCTGGAATTGGATCAACACCCACCAAGGAACAGCTGCTACGGGATTGACAATTTATGTCTGTCAGAAAGAACAGAATATATCAAACGAGTCTTTATTAAATACAATAAGACTATTAGCACATAAAGGTTATCACGATGAAATAGAAAGGGTATTACAAAAACAAACAGAAGACATTAAGAAAAGAGTTAGAGACCTTACTCTTGATTATGATAACAAGCTACCACCAGAACTAACAGAAGAAACAACACCTCACTGGCTTTCAACAGAATTAAACCAATACAAAGAACTTAAAAGCTCTATTATTGATCCTTTCCTTCTACCTAAATTAGTAATTTCAGAAGGTTCATTAAGTCTAAAACAGGTCAGTCAACTATTACAATTCTTGAAAACTCAAAATATCTCATCTCCCGGATTATTTGTAGATAAAATCAAAACCAATATATCACAAAAGCAATTGGACAACTTTGTATGGTCCCTTTTCCAAATTTGGCTAAAAAGATCTGCACCATCCAAAGAAAAATGGATGATGCTTTCAGTTGGTATTCTGGGTGGAGATGATTTAGCACTTAGGCTGGAACCTCTTATTAGAACATGGCCAGGAGAATCACAACACCAAAGGGCTGTAACAGGCCTTAGAGTCTTAGAGGCTATCGGGTCAGATACCGCATTGATGGTTATTAATGGTATTGCAAGAAAGGTCAAATTCGCTGGTATAAAGAAAAATGCTGCTAAGGTTATCCAGTCAATTGCAAAAAAAAGAGGTTTAACAGCAGAAGCATTGGAAGATAGAATTATCCCCGATTGCGGTCTGGACAATAAGGGAACGAGGTTTTTTGATTATGGTAATAGAGGATTTACAGTATCCTTGGATAAGGATCTTAAACCAGTTGTAAAAAATGAAGAAGGTAAAGCACTGGCAAACTTACCAAAGCCAAACAAAAAAGATGATCAGGAAAAAGCTAAGGAAGCACTAGCGAATTGGAAGCTTATAAAAAAGCAAATTAAAGACACAGCAAAGATTCAAGCTACGAGACTAGAACAAGCTATGGTTATAGGACGTAAATGGACTGTAGATGAGTTTGTTCGTTTTTTCATTAAACATCCGTTAATGCGCCACATTAGTACAAGAATACTCTGGAAGGCTATCAATACAAATGACAAAACGGATCAATTATTCCGTATTACAGAGGAACTGGAAATAACTAATGAAGAAGATGATGTAATTACATTAGATTCGTTCAACCAGATAATTCTAATTCATCCTCTTGAAATGACAAAAGAGGAAAAACAATCTTGGGGTCAAATATTTAGTGATTATGAGATCATTCCCCCCTTTAATCAAATTGGGCGACAAGTATATTTACTGGAAGACTCTGAAAAAGAACTTCTGAGGATAGAACGCTATAAGGATATTAAATTACCGGCCCCTACACTAGTTTTTGGACTTGAAAAAGCAGGATGGATACGAGGTGTAGGTTTAGATGCAGGAAGTTTTGATGAACATTCAAGGTATTTTCCTTCCTCTAATATTACTGTAATAGCTACTTATGATGGAGCTGTTGGTATGGGGTATATCGAAGCAGAGGAAAAAGTTAACTTCAACTATATTTACTTTGTTAAAGGACAGAGAGAGCCTGATGGTTATTATGAATCGGATAAGAAAAAGAAAGATCTATTAAGCTTAAATGAAGTCCCTCCAATGATAATAAGTGAAGTCATTAGTGATATTTCACTCTTAACATTAAAAGCAGAGTAA
- a CDS encoding ATP-binding protein, which yields MKTEDFQRPSAELLYKKELDQLYELDRNNPKPEGWLLSPQGVCDFILGNRKYKIEPKFVGSRSFIECCIVAMATNRGLMLIGEPGTAKSYLSELICAAISGDSTLTIQGSAGTTDDQIKYSWNYALLLAEGPSEKALVPAPLYRGIKEGKIVRFEEITRCPQEIQDSLLSVLSDRVLSIPELPTGSNTLYAKKGFNIIGTANIRDKGVNEMSSALKRRFNFETVHPVRDIKQEMELVQRETNKMLANSGISVVIPPDKTEILVTLFHELRNGKTIEGGALEPLSTVMSLAEAVSVNYAAGLHAYYYNNGKVEAEHFVSNLLGSAIKDSKEDQKKMGHYFHHIVGKRNKTWKEFYQARHNLGLS from the coding sequence ATGAAAACAGAAGACTTTCAACGCCCTTCAGCGGAACTACTCTATAAAAAGGAACTTGATCAATTATATGAACTAGATCGAAATAATCCTAAACCAGAAGGGTGGCTTTTATCTCCCCAAGGAGTATGTGATTTTATACTTGGGAACCGTAAATATAAGATTGAACCTAAATTTGTTGGATCGCGTAGTTTCATAGAGTGCTGCATTGTAGCTATGGCAACCAATCGTGGACTCATGTTGATTGGAGAACCAGGTACAGCTAAAAGTTATTTAAGTGAACTAATATGTGCTGCAATCAGTGGGGATTCAACCTTAACCATCCAGGGCAGTGCGGGAACCACTGATGATCAAATAAAATACTCATGGAATTATGCTTTATTATTAGCAGAGGGACCTAGTGAAAAAGCACTAGTACCCGCCCCTTTGTATAGAGGAATAAAAGAAGGAAAAATTGTAAGATTCGAAGAAATCACCCGCTGTCCTCAAGAAATCCAGGATAGCCTCCTTTCAGTATTAAGTGATAGAGTTCTTTCTATTCCAGAATTACCCACAGGATCAAATACGCTCTATGCAAAGAAAGGTTTTAATATCATAGGAACGGCCAATATCCGGGACAAAGGAGTGAATGAAATGAGCTCCGCTTTAAAAAGACGATTTAACTTTGAAACGGTTCACCCTGTAAGAGATATCAAACAGGAAATGGAATTAGTACAACGGGAAACAAATAAAATGTTAGCCAATTCAGGAATCAGTGTTGTTATTCCACCAGACAAAACAGAGATACTTGTCACCCTATTTCACGAATTAAGAAATGGTAAAACAATTGAAGGAGGAGCCTTAGAACCTCTTAGTACTGTGATGAGTTTAGCTGAAGCTGTATCTGTTAATTATGCGGCAGGGTTACATGCATATTATTATAATAACGGCAAAGTAGAAGCAGAACATTTCGTATCAAATCTCTTAGGATCTGCAATAAAAGATTCTAAAGAAGATCAGAAGAAAATGGGACATTATTTTCA